The Brachyhypopomus gauderio isolate BG-103 chromosome 1, BGAUD_0.2, whole genome shotgun sequence genome includes the window TGTTCTGTGAAGGTTTTCCAATTACCAGTTATCTATCTTCCAGTAATCTTCAGCTGTGACATAGAGGTTTGAGTGCATCTCTACCATTCACTCAGTCTCTGCTTTGACTTCAGTGTCTGACAATGGAACTTCTGATTCCTCTCAAACAACAGCCTTTACTGCTCTGATTCCTCTCAATCAGACTCCACTCCCTGTTCTGTGCGGGTTGCGATGGAGCTCTGTCTTCCCTCTTGGGTGCAGCACTTCCTCTGTTGTTTGGGATCAATATTCTTCTACTCAGAAGCACTTCACATGTGCGCATGATTACCTCACCACTACACTCCTGCGAAAAAGTATTATGTCCACCTATTTTAACCCCAGAGGAATCAGCATTATATGTTTGAGACCACACGAACTAATCCTCATGGTCACTTGCTATTAAAGGGGTTATGGTTTTTTTGCACCTGACCTGCGTGGGCATGTATCCTGCAGGCTCTTGTTCGCTTTAACCAGCAGCTGACCAGAAACGGGGAGCTGCGGGAGGAGCTGGAGACCCTGAGGGTGGAGCGTCTCAACTTCCAGCAACTGCAGCGCAGGCTGAACAAGGTCAGAGGCCTCAGGCGCAGTGTCAGGGTTTGGGGAGGTAGAGGAGTGGGGAGATGAAGATTAATGTACCCTCTTCTATATACGTTAAGGAGCTGCAGGACGTTCGGAAGGAAATTGGTGAGGTCATCAGCACGTCGACAGCAGCTTATGATGCCAGGTGAAAGAAATTCACTCCGTTGTGTTTGTAGGAAAAAGCCACCAAGGCCCTGTGGCAACATGCAGAACTGTGACACTGAGCACTTTAAATGTTACGGCCAGCGTATAAGAACGAGGTTAGATTATTCTTATTCTGTGTGTTCCACTTTTCAGACTTGAAGCCCAGTcgaaaatgatgatgatgaaggaaAAGGGTGTTAAAGACCTTGTGCAGTACAGCTCTGAGGTGAAGGAACTGGAGAGGGTGATCGCCCATGAGCAGAACCTCAAAGAGTTCATGACCACCAAATGCAGCGAAAGGAGCAGTCAGGACACCCAGGAGTTCAGACGGAGACAAGGTGACCAGTGAGACAAGGTGACCAGTGTGCAGAAGCCTCTGAGTCCTTGACCATGCTTTGCCCAACAACGCTAACATGGGTGGAATCAGTGTGGGCTCTCAATGCTTCCTGTGGCTTACTAATCTCTTTAATTACAGTCACATTGGTTCATAGATCTGCTGGgaatatataattataaaatgGACATggttgtgatgatgatgatgatgatgatgatggcagAAATGAAGGAGCAGCGGAGGACAGATTCTGGGGAGGTAACCGTAGAGACACTGGATGATGTTTTCCAACGTATTCAGAAGGTGACGGGCGAGGAGGATCTGGAAAAGCTGGTGACTCGATTCCTAGAGGGTGAGTTCACCCAGCACCTGGGAGTCCACACACCAGAGTTAGCATAGACACGCGCAACAGTCATGCTCATGggttttaggtttttattagatataataataataattcttgTTGTTGGTTATCATTGTTGTAAgtttgtaaacaaacaaaaaattaaGATTTTAAAAAGTTATATATTATTGAGAGGAACCTAAACTTGTGGCATAATATCTTCTCTCTTTGCAGTTGAAGATAAGAACTTTGCTCTCTTCAACTACGTCAATGAGCAGAATACGCAAGCTGAGATGATACGGGATGAAATTAACCAGGTCAGTCACTCTACACACCTGCAACCTATGACCTtcctacaacccccccccccccccccccccccctctcaggGTTTCTCACCAATGTTGTGCCTGTCAATCAATGCCGAGTCAGATcaaagaggagatggagaggttGCGTGTGGAGGGCCTGCGACAGGCAGAGGAGCATCACGCAGCTCGGAGGCAGGTGGAGCAGCAGCAGCGTGAGGTGGAGACTGAGGCTCTGGAGTGTGAGTCCCAGGCCAGCGCCATCAGCAAAGTCCTCGATCAGATCAAGACAGGTGTGTGCAAATGTAAACAGGATCAACAGAGCACTATGGTGCATGCTGCGTTTACCGCATGTGCTGTTGCCCCTGTAAGATCATGTCAGAGGATCAAGAACCCACATCTCACGTTCACATTGCTAATAATTAATGTAAGCTAGTAGTAATAGATTTAAATGATCTCATTTTCATGTTCCTTCTATGTGCTTTTAGTTGGCATTCATTAGTGCATTAGCATTTTGGGGTGATGTGTTCCTTTATCCTTTATACTGCAAGAATATACTCTTAATGTAGAAGTTCTAAATCTAGTCTTTGAGGAATGCCAACCAGTTCAGCAAAACACACGTCTGGTCTGACCAGACATCCCAGAGGAATGAAACAAGAACCTCTGTGTTGTAGGAGTGAGCAGAATCTTCGTTCAGATCCACTGCGAACGTGCCTTGGTGGAAGACTGGCTAGACTCTTCGTCCAGGATCAGAGATGCCGGCATCATGAGTTGCCTCAGCCTGGTGGAGCAGAAGGCCAGCCAGCTTCTGACCCTACAGGCCTTCCTCAACTCTAAGGTCCCACAGCCATGAAAACACCAGCACACTCCACACCAGTCTGCCTTCTTCACTCAGTGACTACATTAATAGAAACACCTGCCCAGTACCTGTTCTTACTGGCCGTGTACTGGTTCACCTGCCCTGTACCTGTTCTTACTGGCCGTGTACTGGTTCACCTGCCCTGTACCTGTTCTTACGCCTGCCTAAGAAGCCTTGTAGGTAAGTGTAAGAGGTAGACAGATGGCAATCCATCTGATACCTGGTACAATTTCTCAGCCACCAGCTACCCTGTTCATCAACGGACCAAGTGGCACTGACATTTGCCATGACACAGTAGTGAGTGTTGCAGGTATGACTGTATCAGACTGCAGGAGGATTTCACACGTCACATTTTCTGTAACGTGTAATTTACTGAATGTGTTTCTAAGCACAGAGATGAAtcccccctcactcactcccagCATGTGATACCACTCTGTCTGCACTAGGTGCTGGTTCAACTCCGTCTGTACTGGGCATTGGTGCACTGCATGCTGGTGCTACTGGGCCCCCCAGCAGTTGGCTGGTGTCAGAGAGTTTTCTGTTTATTCATTTTCAACAGTCACCACAGATATTTACATTTCCGTAATGTTTGTACCTAGCTTACATACAGATCTAGGTAGATTAAGGTTGGTAGATGATAAAGCTGTCTGTGTGATTACAGGACCTGGAGAAGGATTATGATCCAAAGATGGTGGCCCAGTTCCTGCTGGGGCAGAATCCAGATCTGCGGAGGGAGGATGTTGTCATCCAGCCTGCTGGTACTGGGTAAGAGCTCACCCACTCCACCACAGCATGACGAGAGCAAGATGTTTGTTTTCTAAAAGCCAAATTGCTGTGAATAAAATCTTCAGGATAAAGTTGTGTTGCGTGTGCATGCAATGTTCCAGGGAAGACAATGACACAGAAGAGTCACTGCTCACAGACGATGACGACCGCCCTTTGACCCAGGAAGAACTTCGGCAGCGTGTCATGAATGTTGTAAGAAACATACAGGACATAAACGCATGCTCcaatgttgtgtttgtgttgcagCTTGCAGTCTGAAGTCTGCATACATCTCTCTGCAGGTTCTGCGCAAAGAAGGAGGACTCTATactgagagaggcagagaggacaAGTTTTCCAAACTCAACTCTCTCAGAAGCCAAAGACACCAGTCTCTAGAGCTATAAACTCCACACCGTTCAAAGTGCTTAATGATTGAAAATTGTAGTTCACCAACAGAGCTGAAGGGGTCAGCATATACCTTTGCCGTTTATAATATTCAGTTATATTCTTCTCACGTGTAAAAGGCAGTTCGTTTCTTGAGTCAGTTCAGTTTATCATATATTATTAAACTCCATATATTTTAAACTTCTCATGAGACAAGTTTCTCTATTCAGTAGGCTATTCGTGACATTGTAGCCCTTTATTCCTGGTATTGTTCTGTGAAATGCATTCAGTTACTCCAAAcaatgtaatttgtgtgtgtctatttCTGTATCACAAAATAACCGCTGATTTACAAAACGTACAAATGACTATTTTAAGCAGTGCATTCAAATAAAGTGGCTAAGTAATGTTGAGACTACAGCCTACAGCTTCCGCCAAAGGCCTCGCTGAGGTCAACGAGGGGTCCCGGCGACGCTAACCGAACGGCGCACGTGTAGGTCAGCGCCGGGAATCACACGCCCGGGGGGATGGGGGGTGAGCGCGTGCGTGAAAGTAAAAACCGCAAATTCCATGTATAGTAATAATCGTGATCACAGTAAACAAGGAAGTTTGATAAAGTAATTATGTACGTCGCAGTACAACTTATAGTAAATATGGAGTTCATTTAACACGCCGCTTCCTTCCTCGCTTTGTGCCTGTGAAAACGGATCAGCACAGATAAGACAGAATGGATGTTCGCCTGCTTTGAAATTTGACCCCTCTCTTAACCCCCCTCCACGTCTAGAGAAACGTCTTATGCACACGGCACATTGCGTTGCCTCGGCAACCCTCTCCCCGCCCCCCCTTATCACAACAGGCTCATTTCCTCCTCCTGACCGCCGCCAGGTCGCCCACACTGCGGCAACTGAGCCAATCACAAAGCGCTCGAGCCCAGAGCAACAGCTGACTCGGCCCACTACCACTTTTACCGTTTTCTGtctagacccccccccccccccccacacacacaaacgcctgGTCCCCGTGTGCAAACCATACTCCATCTTTTATTCTGTGTCTTCATCCAGTTCGTCCCCCTCTCTCCGCTAGCCTACGTGCGTCGTGCCTGTCACCCGTTAACGTGACTCGCCCTCCCCAACCGGCAGCGCGTATGACGTCATGGCGTACGAGAAACTAAACCTGTAAACCGTTAATTGCGTTTTTCTGTTCGTACTTCCACAAGCACGCACTTGCACGAGGTCGCACGCTCACCGCGCGCCCGTTCACCCACGCGCCCTTATCTCAGCCACCCAAACTGCACTATATCCTGCTCGTTTGTTTCTCCCTATCTCAGCTACCTtatcctgacacacacagatcctgTTGCCTTTTAATCAGGTGCTTTCTGTCATTTATTTCTCCCCAGAGTGATCCTTGACATGTAGACTTGTTTAATTAAAGCATTCAGGCACACATAGTTCACATGGTTCTTGTTTAGCGGTGTGAACTTGTCAGTCCATAAACGGAATACGTTTTTTTCCCTTTCGCTTTTGTTTTGTCCAAACGCAGCATTTTTCTTAAATGCTTCTAAGACGTCACATGTGTGTGATAGATCGAAAagataaaaacctaacaatattTCTCTGTAAGACAATTCTGGATTTCTTTGTAGGCCTTCGAGCCGGGGTCCTTCTGTGTGCAATGTCTGGACAGTGTTTTCTCTCCATACCCAGCACGCTACCGCGCGCCTGTTTATTTTAGTTGGAAGAGCGCCAACAATTTTTTATTTCTCTAAACTACACCGTGATTCCTGACCGCGGGACCTTCATTTGCAACCCTCAAGTTTAATATCTTCTGTTTTCTGTTGAAAAGTGAGGTCTGTAGAGGTTGACCACTGGCTAAATCAATCAgggtgtttttcttcttttttatcTTATCTGGGTTAAACATTCATTTGCATTGGTTTTTACCACGCATGAATGATCCATTGTCACTGCACTTTGCGCGCGCCATTCGCCATCACGTGACTTACTGATATCACTCAGCGGGATTTTCGAAGACTATCGAGTTTGCGCTCAGGACATCGACTCTTTTCTGAAGGTTATGAAGTGCAGCGCCAGACTTCACTCCCTCCGCTAGATGGCAGTAATAGTAATTCAGCAAAGATTTAAAACGTAGCAGATAAGAGACCTCTGTTGCTAGGCAATCATTCGCAGGGTCTTAGTGTTATAGTAATCATTCTTGATGGTTTCAGTCTATTCCTTATTGAAATAACACATGCTAACCGGTATCATAAAGGTAtagaatgtatttcagacatgtgtGATGTAGTTGAAGTTTATCCTGGACAGCTCATGACTTTATACAGTTTCCCTATTTGATATGAAGTCCACAGTTCCCTGAGCGGTTCGTGATGGTCTAGTTCATTTGATGAAAAGTCCTCTTAGGTTGTAACAGTGTAGTCATATACAGACTAAATTGCATATAGACGTGGTATAGACGTTATAGACAGAAAGGTTGAAAATAGAACTACATTACCGGTACATTCTACAAGAAATCGTAGTACTTCTGTGAGAGACGAATCTTTTCAGAACTCCCTTATTAATAGAAATGGGAGGAAACCAGGATTGTTCATTGTTAAATGTTGTACTGGTGAAGTGAAGGGAATACACTAGAAAACATCCTCTACACTAGAAACAGCTTTCTCAATCACTActgccaccacacacacacacacacacacacacacacacacacacacacacacatacacacacacacacacacacacacacacacacatacacacacacacacacattcacacacacacacatacacacacacacatacacacacacacacacacacacacatacacacacacacacacacatacacacacacacatacacacacacacacatacacacacacacacatacatacacacacacacacatacacacacacacacatacacacacacacacatacacacacacatacacacacacatacacacacacatacacacacacacacacacacacacacacatacacacacacacacacacacatacacacacacacacatacacacacacacacaaacacacacacacacacacacacacacacacacatacacacacacacacacacacacacacacacacatacagcagacCATGTCTACCCCTTTCTGCACTAAAAGAGTAAACTCATATACATTTATGCATTTTCTTTTGTAACATTTCAGTGATTTCAGAGTGATCGCTGATCTTGATGATCAAATGTCATCTTGTATTTTGAAGCTAAGAATGAACCTTGTCTTGAGTATGTCACAAATTTTCAGGATTTCTAGATTCTATCAAATATTACACCTCTAAGCGtcaatgttttattttagaaataACTAATCTGTATTAAGTACTTAGAGGCAAAAAGGGTCATTTGTTACTTAAAAGGTATTTCTAGATACTCAATcagtgtgacccccccccccccacctccctcattttttccccttttttgcCTGTTTGTTGTGTGTAACAATGTTGTATCAACTGGGATTCAAGCCCCATCTGTGCACATGCTCTATGCTACATCAGTAAGAGTCCTTGAGCCAGACTTTTATTTCCTACTTCTGTAAATTGCTTGTAACTATCAGTTTGTCCAGGAAAAGCTCTCTGAAATGAGTAAAATCGCACTGTTCTTAAAGCTATGAAGAAACTATGGAAACAATTCAGTATAATTTTTTCTTAttgtttaaatgtatttttcttacTTTTAGGACAAATAATAAAGGACAATATAATGTTACCAAAATGCTTTTAAAAGAAATAGATATATTTAATGAAATTACATGTAGTTTTAGTTTTAAACTGATTTTTTCTTGTGTTGCAGGTATAGTTCAAATATTTAGGTAGTGAATATTGGATGTTGCTTGAAAAATATACTTTTTGTATCCAAGTAAATTAATAATTGGCATTACAAAAACATTTAGCTATGACAGGCTCTCATATAAGCTTTATTAAAAAGTATTCGAATTCAATTAATAAATCCATACGACACAAAATCTAAAACTCTTGATATTTATAGACAACCCTTACAATAATGACTTTGATCTTTCAGCACCGACTCTGCTAAAGTTTGTTATGAAATGCTGAATTTCAAGAACTACGTAATTACATGTTAATAGTAGGAAGAATGCATGACCAGTAAAAAACAGAATGCATGTACCACATGTACACATGTGAAAGTGCTgtgatcaacactggctaacaGTTAAGATGAAACCCTGACACTTTGAGggttaaatatttttattgaaCCATATGTAGGAAATCGACACTTCAAAATTTAACAGTACTCTATTTTACTAACCATATATAGGCCTTAATTTTGAGGACTTCATTGGTTTGCCCTTAACCACACACAGTTacctcatcacacactccaAGACCTCTTAACGGACTGTGGTGTTCACTGAAAGTCCCTTCCCCCAGCACGTCCCttgagtctctctctccctctctctctctgtctctctcgctctcatttTAGTGCAGTTTGCAAGGCAGATGGCTCTTTGTTGAAACCCTACAATGGAACTGAGGTCGCTATGGCCGTCTGTTGGCACACATACTTCATGTCAACTCTCTTTGTTTCATGTGATGCTTCAATATCCCCTTCAAGATGTTGATCTCTCTTGCTGTGTACAGTTGCACACAaagagatatacacacacattatatataaaggcacaaatgcacacacacacaacattactgGGGATACAAAAGAGCTTGTGGGTTTATCTCCTAACACAACATAACACCTGCCCCCTTTACAATGCAAGCTCAATGCAAAAATGGAAACATCTAAATAGTGAAGCTCTAAGACTAAAACTTTTTTGTTTGGTGGTGTCTACAAGCTTCAGATGCAATGCAAAGGGAAAAGTCATCTGGTGCTCAGAGGGAAAAATGCTAATTTGCCATCTGGATTATTAGGCAATCCAGCAATTCCCTTGTGCAAGGCCTGCTGTAAACCTCCCGACAGACTGCAAACAACCAAGACTCAAGCAGTCATAAACCCCTTGCTTCTGCGTTTTGACTGGGGCTTCAAAGGTACATAGTTGCACTTCAGGCTACAAATTCCAAAGTACAGTGCAGTCATGCTATATTCTAACACTCAGGGCCTGAAACTGTAAATGCAAAGAGCTGCATGTTCAAACAGGGCCACTGGAATTGAAAGAACCCCTAATGTCAGTGCCGTGTACAAGCTGCAGCCTGCAGAGAGTAGAGCTGAGGTTTAAGCTGTTTGGAAACTCAGGCCAGTGGCCTTGGTGGTGAGTGCAGGTAAGAGAGGGACTGGTGGGCGGACTCAGCTGAGAAGTCCCGCCTCTCTCCAAACCAATGGAAATTTCCACCAGTGGGGTAAAGTGATGGTGGGGGTGGCTGAGGGTACAGTTCTCTAGGATTCTCTAGAGTTAGGCATCTGTTCTTTTACCACGGTGATTGTAAAATAACCACACATATAGATAATGCTGATATGTTGCATTTAGCTTCTACTTTTGATGCATTCTAACTATAATTTAAATCCTTGTCCTTTTATGCTAATGAATAGTTTCCAGTGCAGAGAAGAGAGAACATCCATTATTGGGGACAGGGCTATTGGGGACAGGGCTAAGGACAGGGCAACAGGGGCTAGACCTAAGTGACCACATACCACATTAGCTTAAATTTAGATGTCTGTATCTGCTTAGACAGGAAATAAGGCTGACCTGTGTTCACAAATTAAAGCATTATCAACCAAGGAGTGGCATGAAGGGGTCACAATTAAATggaataaattaaatatactCAACCACTGCTTTGATGGCATTGTATAGTTGAAGTATGTGGTGCATCAGTGTGTGGTACCTATCACATGTGTACTAAAAGGTTTCTCGTTGAGGCAGTGTTTGAACTGAATGCACTGTGGTTTTCCCAATTATTCTGACCCCTTTCCTTCTAAATCATGACCTCTGACTTCAGAACGGCCCTCCCCTTGACGCTGTAACATTCCATGGGTCAGGTTTCACCCTTTGTCTCCAGACCAAGGTGTAATTGTGAACTGCTCTCTTGTATTGCCCAAGGGGACATGGCAGACTTAATGTCGGATGAGAAAATTTCAAGGTTGTCCGGGAAATATGGCCTAACTCAGGTTTAGGTTATTGTGCACCCAGGGTGCCATTTGGTTGCCTGGACTTCATACTCTATGATCCTGAATGATACAGTCAATAAATTCCAAACATCAATTTAGGAAAACTAGCATACACATTAAATTAAGAATACAATACAAAATTTTGGTCCTGACGTACAAAAGTTTACATGGTCAAGCCCCAAGTTACATCACTGAACTATTGCATGTGTATACTCCCCCTAGGTCTATGAGGTCAGGTGATACATTTTTACTGGCCGTACCGCGCACAAGGCCGACAACTAAGGGTGATGGAGCATTTGCAACAGCATCTCCCCGTCTCTGGAACTCTATCCCCTTGCCTATAAGAACTGCAGATTTGGTGATGTCTTttcaaaaaatgttaaaaacgtatCTTTTTAGGCTTGTATTTGTTTAGTtttcttttatatttttattttatatatacatatagataCTGTTTTActatttttcttttctcttttatcCTGTAAAGCACCTTGTGATTTGTATCTTGAgaggtgctctataaataaaattttacttacttacttacataAATAGGCACAGCATTAGACTGGACAAGATGTGTCAGAGCTGTGGATGTGCGATATCTGCTGTTGTGAGCCACAACTTTCTTTCATGATGTCGTACACAGCCAATGTGACGTTCTGTAACACAACCCTGTCCATGCTAATTCTTCCAGTAGACACAGAATCCAGAGTCCAGCTGTTTGCAGATGCTCGTAGGTAATTGTCCAGTGAAATGTCTAATCCAGGTTTTGATCTATTTCAGGGAAAACATGGACAATGGACTTTAAAAACTTGTCCTCAGGTTTTGGGCAGTTTTATGGATGTGCTGGTTTTAATGGGTAACATTTCATTCTGTGCACAGAGCAATGTAAATAAGACTACTGAGTAAATATGACTACTGAGTCAAATTTTAAATTGAGAATTTAATCATGCAGCATTTCATCGTACTGTATAATAGGCAACATTCAAGCAAAAAAATGGGATATTTGGTAGTAGAAACAATATGGATGCTCTAACTGATGTAAGCCTCTAATAGTAGATCACCTATGAATAAGGGAATTCTGTTTTCCCCTCTTAGCCCTACCTCAGCAAATACACACATTCTCAACTCCtcactcatcatcatcatcatcatcatcatcgtcatcataaaaaaaaaaactccaccACTAAAGACCAGCAGGCGATTATTTGGATGTGATCCAGTATCCATGGAAACTAATCGAGCTAGTAGACAGGCTGTGGATATACTGAAGGAAAAGCACTACAGGAAATGACCTAACAAAGCCTCCATCCTCTCAGTGTTCCATTTTCCACGGGCAGTGAGTGAGTAATACTTGGAGCTGAGTTCTGCTTTTTCTTCTCCAAACGGACTGCTACTTGTCTGGATCTGTGCGGCAAACAGGCGGCTGCCCTCATCCCGCAGACGGCTGCCTCAGTGTGCTGCGCTGCACACATGTTCTTCATTCCCTAAATGAAAGAGCCTCTCTGTGTACAGAACATGTTCCACTCGGTTTATGTCTGAGGATAAACAAGAGGCTTTATGTGATTTAATTCATCTCTTGCTACAGTCCTAAATGCCGCCCTCTTCACATGTAGATCTGTGCCCACTTACAAAGCGCAAGGCTCTGTGCTTGCCTACCAGTTCAGAatacatctaccccatcacagGCTTTCATCTCTGTGTGTCATTACAACCAACACTCAACTGCCAAAATTATATTCTTTTCTTTGTAAAAAACCTGTGATCATCTTTGGCAGGTCCCTGAAAGCATTTCATTTCATGATTTTTGAGCTTTGTTAAGATGGTGGGGAAATATTTGAGTTGTAGCCACAAGTTTGAAAAGCCAAAGAGCTAGTTACCTCTTACTTTGAATGTACAAGGTTTACATTGTTAATTCCTAACATGATAAAAGCTAGTAAAATCCTCAGTAGGTGATCAAAATGAGTCCATTGATGATTCTTCAATGTTGAATGTCTCCTAACACAAAAAAGGCTCAATTCCCCTTTGTATCACTTTCCCATACTATATACTATAGATGTGTATGTATAGCATGTATACTATTTATGCATGTGtaaatatgtatgtatgaaCTAATTATGCATGCAGAATCCTGAGATGTTTTCATCTCAAAACGTTTTTTGCATTGGCCAAAATACTTGTTAGTCTGTGAAATCTAAACCAAAGATTCTATATCCTGAAAAATATCCATACTGTTGAAACAAAGTGTGCTTGACCTCACAGAGATTACCATAACTactacaaccccacaccatctgtGTACAGCAGAGAGGACGTGGAGTCAAATGACAGCGAGCCCAATGAAATTGTCCTTGTGCTACAAGTAGGCTGCTTTTGCTCTGGCATAGAACCAGGCGAAGGAACGGAGACATCACTGTCTCTAATAATG containing:
- the odad1 gene encoding coiled-coil domain-containing protein 114 isoform X2, yielding MPRGRSATSVHTDSSDMDLDGIAETEMGKLQRQFRIMEGDRQAYSVQSQELLRKQRLEMEKLREEQAELQKRLRVSQSDVHRLSAGQHTQQLRTLLANSDQLQEDMQQQRLLQAELEKEILNVEKKLAELRKAEVNASDTQKSLVRHTQKAKRTLENKLDRALVRFNQQLTRNGELREELETLRVERLNFQQLQRRLNKELQDVRKEIGEVISTSTAAYDARLEAQSKMMMMKEKGVKDLVQYSSEVKELERVIAHEQNLKEFMTTKCSERSSQDTQEFRRRQEMKEQRRTDSGEVTVETLDDVFQRIQKVTGEEDLEKLVTRFLEVEDKNFALFNYVNEQNTQAEMIRDEINQIKEEMERLRVEGLRQAEEHHAARRQVEQQQREVETEALECESQASAISKVLDQIKTGVSRIFVQIHCERALVEDWLDSSSRIRDAGIMSCLSLVEQKASQLLTLQAFLNSKDLEKDYDPKMVAQFLLGQNPDLRREDVVIQPAGTGEDNDTEESLLTDDDDRPLTQEELRQRVMNVVLRKEGGLYTERGREDKFSKLNSLRSQRHQSLEL
- the odad1 gene encoding coiled-coil domain-containing protein 114 isoform X1; the protein is MESQRQRWVNSRGSFASWREIGRRTASSPRSSSANSGESQTLLTTVQHRITETWGITVCVCVCVCVCVCVCVCVCASVYFHVCSLEMEKLREEQAELQKRLRVSQSDVHRLSAGQHTQQLRTLLANSDQLQEDMQQQRLLQAELEKEILNVEKKLAELRKAEVNASDTQKSLVRHTQKAKRTLENKLDRALVRFNQQLTRNGELREELETLRVERLNFQQLQRRLNKELQDVRKEIGEVISTSTAAYDARLEAQSKMMMMKEKGVKDLVQYSSEVKELERVIAHEQNLKEFMTTKCSERSSQDTQEFRRRQEMKEQRRTDSGEVTVETLDDVFQRIQKVTGEEDLEKLVTRFLEVEDKNFALFNYVNEQNTQAEMIRDEINQIKEEMERLRVEGLRQAEEHHAARRQVEQQQREVETEALECESQASAISKVLDQIKTGVSRIFVQIHCERALVEDWLDSSSRIRDAGIMSCLSLVEQKASQLLTLQAFLNSKDLEKDYDPKMVAQFLLGQNPDLRREDVVIQPAGTGEDNDTEESLLTDDDDRPLTQEELRQRVMNVVLRKEGGLYTERGREDKFSKLNSLRSQRHQSLEL